A segment of the Bacillus pseudomycoides genome:
TTGGAAAGGTTGCTTTTTATGAAGTGTGTAATAAACAATGCATCACAAAAATTATCACAGACGAGCTTGCACCACTACAGCAAGAGTGTATTAACAGCTATAAAGAATATGGTACACCAACTATTCTAGCAAATTAGTCGTCACAAGATTTACATCAAGGGGGATATATATATGTTACTACAAAAAGAAAGAGAAGAGATTGTAGCGTATGGAAAGAAAATGATCGCTAGTGGATTAACAAAGGGAACTGGCGGTAATATTAGTATCTTTAATCGTGAACAAGGTCTTGTTGCGATCAGTCCAAGTGGTTTAGACTATTTTGAAACAATGCCTGAAGATGTAGTTATATTGAATTTAAATGGCGAGATTGTAGAAGGTGAGAGAAGGCCTTCAAGTGAATTAGATATGCATCTGATTTATTATAGAAAGCGCGAAGATATCAATGCGCTTGTGCACACTCACTCACCTTATGCGAAAACAATTGCATCATTAGGATGGGAACTTCCAGCAGTATCTTATTTAATCGCCTTTGCAGGACCGAATGTACGCTGTGCGCCTTATGAAACATTCGGAACAAAAGAATTAGCAGAGGCAGCTTTTGCAGGAATGATTGACCGTCGTGCAGTTTTGCTTGCTAATCACGGTTTAATGGCTGGTGGGAACGGTATCAAAATGGCATTTACTGTTGCCGAAGAAATTGAGTTTTGCGCACAAATCTATTATCAAACGAAGTGTATTGGAGAGCCGAAATTGTTACCAGAGGAAGAGATGGCAACATTGGCGAAGAAGTTTGATGGGTATGGTCAACAATAGATGAATTTTTTAAGGAAAAAAGGCTAGGAAAACGATATATCGTTTTCCTAGCCTTTAGCTTTAGATGAATTTTGTATAATAGTATAGATTTCTAACTGTAAAAAATATTAATATATGGAACTTGATTTAAAATGAATCCAAAATATTTTTCGATACATTAAATATATTGGATGCTGCTTCTGGATTTTTTGATTTATAAGATTCGTCTAACATAGTTGTAAAAGTTACATCTCCGTTATCATTTACTGTATATAGACACACATTAAATATACATCTCCGTTATCATTTACTGTATATAGACACACATTAAATATACATCTCCTAATGTTATTTTCTTATATTTATATAACGTGATATAGTATCGGCTATTTATTTACAAATTTTTCATGATATTCTTAAATACTTCTTTTTATATTAGTAGAAAGGATTAGGTGTGTTGGCATCTGTGGTTATTATTATGGGGAGGGGATAGTATTATCATGAATAGAAAAATCCTTTGAGAACAACTTTATTCTCAAGGGATTTTCTTTCCATGCTAGTTATCTTTATTTCTTAAGCAACAAATACATAAAATAAGGAGCACCAATCAAAGCAACCATGATCCCCGCTGGAATTCCACTTGGCTCTACAATATGACGACCAATTGTATCCGCGAGTAACAATAGCCATCCCCCAATTAGAATGGCAATAGGAAGAAATAATTGATGCCTCGGTCCGACTAAAGATTTTGCGATGTGAGGAGCCATAAGTCCGATAAAGGCGATTCCTCCTGTCACTGAAACAGCAGAAGCTGCTAATGCGACGGCAGCGATGAGGAGTGAACGGCGTTCTTTTTCGAGCGCGACACCAACGCCAATTGCTACATGCTCGTTTAAAGCAAGGAGATTTAAGCGATTTGCTTTATAGAGAGTAAATGGAATGAGTACAGCTAACCATGGAAGAAGGGTGAGAACAAACACCCAGTCATCTCCCCAAATGTTTCCGGCAATCCATTTTGCGATAAAGTCTACTTTTGCACGTTCAGCAGATGAAATGAGAACAATCATCGTTCCAGAAAGTGCGAATGCAAATCCAATTCCTGTTAGTGTCAGTCTTATTGGCTGAAGCCCAGCAGTTTTACTATATGAAAATACGTAGATGAGACAAGCTGTAAGAAAGGCACCGATAAATCCCACAATTGGTAGGAAGTAAACAAATGAGCCTGCGTCTATTGGAAAATATAAAAAGAAAAGGGCAACTGCAACGCCTGCCCCTGAGTTAATACCGATAATACCAGGCTCGGCTAGATCATTACGCGTTATACCTTGTAGTATAGCTCCTGATAAGGCAAGTGCCATACCAGCTAATAGTGTAATCACAATTCGCGGTAATCGAAGAGAAAATAAAATAAATTCTTCTTTAAATGTACCCTGGCCAAAAAGTGTAGGTAGCAGTCTATCATAGGACAATGAAGCTGCTCCGAGGCCCATTCCAATTGTAATGGTTGCTGCAATAAGCAGGAGTAAGGCAAGTACGATTATTCTTTGTTTTTTAGCCTGTTGAATCATGAGAATGATCTTCCTCCTTTACGTACGATGAATAGGAAGGATGGTAAGCCTACGATTGCGACAATGGCAGCTATTGGTGTTTCATAAGGAGCGTTAATTGTGCGTCCAAGAGTGTCTGCTAATAGTATAAAAGAAGCCCCCGCAATAGCAGACATCGGTATAACAAATCGATAGTCAGGTCCGACAATAGGGCGGACCATATGAGGTATCATTAAACCGATAAATGCCATATTTCCAACGAGTGCAACAGAGGCCCCCGCAAGTAAAATGATAACGATAAAAAGAATTATTTTAATGACGATGATCTTTTGTCCGAGCCCGATTGCCACTTCCTCGCTTAGACTAAGAATTGTCAGTTTTTTGGAAAGTAGGATTGCGATGCATATGCTTATTGAAATAACTGGAACAACGACTTGTAATTGACTCCATGATGTTCCGATTACGCCCCCAGCAGTCCACATAGACACATCTTGTGAAATTTTAAAGTAAATCCCGATTCCTTCTGAAATCGCAACTAAGAACGCTGAAACGGCAGCGCCAGCGAGCACAATCCGAAGAGGAGAAAGCCCACCTTTTTTCATCATCCCAATTCCGAAAACCATGATGGCACCGATAGCGGCACCGATAAAACAAGCAATCATTATATAAAAATAGTTTACAGAAGGGATAAAGGCAATTGTAATTGCGAGTGCAGCATTCGCGCCACCAGTTAGTCCAAGTAGTCCTGGGTCAGCGAGTGGATTTCGCGTGATGCCCTGCATAATCGCACCAGAAACAGCGAGCCCAGCTCCAACAAAAATGGCTGCAATTTCACGTGGCAATCGGAGTTCACGGATGAGGGAGAATTTTTCTCCATTAGCATTGGAAGTCAGCGCCGTCCATACATCCTTTATAGTAGTATCTGCTGCGCCAAATACCATGGCAAGCATAAATATAATAAAGAACACAATGATTCCTAAGATAAGCTTGTATACAAAGGAAGTGGAACGTAGAGTGTCTTTTGTCATTAGTTTCACATCTTTTCTTTTCATGGAATAAAGGAAGAGGAATTCTTTAAATAAGAATTCCTCATTTTTTGTGTGCTATTTACCAAGAAAGCTTTTCTTGAAGAAATCTAGTTGGAAATCTAATGTAATTGGATCATTAAAGTAGAATTCTTTCGCGTTTACTTCAAATGCTTTATTGTTTTTAACAGCTGGAATATTTTTATATGATTCTGTTTCTTGGAATGAATTATTCGTATCGTTGTTTTTACTTATAATTAAGTAATCCCCAGCATACTCAGGTAGAACCTCAGCAGATAATGCATAGTAGCCATCTTTTAGTGCTTTTTCTTTTACTTTTTCAGGCATTTTTAATTTCATTTCTTGATAAAGAATTTCTGTTCCACGGCCCCAGTTATCGCCGAATACATAAATTTGTTTGTCGAAGTTTTCGATAACAGAAACGGTTGTATCTTCACCAATTTTTGCTTTAATATCATTTCCAGCAGTCTGCGCACGTTTTTTGAAATCATCAACCCAAGCTTGTGCTTCTTTTTCTTTATTTAGTAGTTTACCGATTTCTAAATGTTGTGTTAAGTAGTCTACTTTTCCATATGTGAATGTTACAGTAGGAGCGATTTTCTTTAATTTATCGATATTTTTAATATTTGATAAACCAATGATTAAATCTGGATCTAATTCGATAATTTTTTCAACATTTTCATCAGATACTTCTGTAACATCTTTTAATTTATTTTCAAAACGCGGATTCATTTTAGACCATGAATCTACACCAACAAGATTTACACCTAAAGACATTACGTTACCTGCGAATGATGATAGTACAACGACGCGTTTTGGATTTGCGGGAACTTCAACTTTACCATTCTCAGATTGGTATGTAATTGTTTCTGATTTGCTTTCCTTTGCATTTGAATCGTTTTTCTTATCTGTCGAGCCATTGCTACAAGCACTCATAACGAGTACGAATAGAACTGTAAGTGAAATGAATAATTTTTTCATTTTTCTTCCCCTTTTATAAAGTGTGTGTAATGTATAGCCTTCTAACAAGATGGGTGTCTCGCAATTAATTATTCTTATAAATCTTGATATTGAGATTTTTTA
Coding sequences within it:
- a CDS encoding L-fuculose-phosphate aldolase; protein product: MLLQKEREEIVAYGKKMIASGLTKGTGGNISIFNREQGLVAISPSGLDYFETMPEDVVILNLNGEIVEGERRPSSELDMHLIYYRKREDINALVHTHSPYAKTIASLGWELPAVSYLIAFAGPNVRCAPYETFGTKELAEAAFAGMIDRRAVLLANHGLMAGGNGIKMAFTVAEEIEFCAQIYYQTKCIGEPKLLPEEEMATLAKKFDGYGQQ
- a CDS encoding iron ABC transporter permease, translated to MIQQAKKQRIIVLALLLLIAATITIGMGLGAASLSYDRLLPTLFGQGTFKEEFILFSLRLPRIVITLLAGMALALSGAILQGITRNDLAEPGIIGINSGAGVAVALFFLYFPIDAGSFVYFLPIVGFIGAFLTACLIYVFSYSKTAGLQPIRLTLTGIGFAFALSGTMIVLISSAERAKVDFIAKWIAGNIWGDDWVFVLTLLPWLAVLIPFTLYKANRLNLLALNEHVAIGVGVALEKERRSLLIAAVALAASAVSVTGGIAFIGLMAPHIAKSLVGPRHQLFLPIAILIGGWLLLLADTIGRHIVEPSGIPAGIMVALIGAPYFMYLLLKK
- a CDS encoding iron ABC transporter permease; protein product: MKRKDVKLMTKDTLRSTSFVYKLILGIIVFFIIFMLAMVFGAADTTIKDVWTALTSNANGEKFSLIRELRLPREIAAIFVGAGLAVSGAIMQGITRNPLADPGLLGLTGGANAALAITIAFIPSVNYFYIMIACFIGAAIGAIMVFGIGMMKKGGLSPLRIVLAGAAVSAFLVAISEGIGIYFKISQDVSMWTAGGVIGTSWSQLQVVVPVISISICIAILLSKKLTILSLSEEVAIGLGQKIIVIKIILFIVIILLAGASVALVGNMAFIGLMIPHMVRPIVGPDYRFVIPMSAIAGASFILLADTLGRTINAPYETPIAAIVAIVGLPSFLFIVRKGGRSFS
- a CDS encoding iron-hydroxamate ABC transporter substrate-binding protein; translated protein: MKKLFISLTVLFVLVMSACSNGSTDKKNDSNAKESKSETITYQSENGKVEVPANPKRVVVLSSFAGNVMSLGVNLVGVDSWSKMNPRFENKLKDVTEVSDENVEKIIELDPDLIIGLSNIKNIDKLKKIAPTVTFTYGKVDYLTQHLEIGKLLNKEKEAQAWVDDFKKRAQTAGNDIKAKIGEDTTVSVIENFDKQIYVFGDNWGRGTEILYQEMKLKMPEKVKEKALKDGYYALSAEVLPEYAGDYLIISKNNDTNNSFQETESYKNIPAVKNNKAFEVNAKEFYFNDPITLDFQLDFFKKSFLGK